A genomic stretch from Chitinophaga agri includes:
- a CDS encoding sensor histidine kinase, with protein MVNTKADKDKLFDKYYRVLVIPLAFILYMFISYVINPFSKYWEYVSRLSGPRRTLELFFALIISWAIAEVSLAAARWMDKWVPWERQPLKRFVFQTIAVLIAVFALLNVLEYTLFYCCAPPQEELDKIDKAEQWPFYVICGLVSILISAVHTGNYLLKRWKTSMLEAAQLQLDAAKLKETAMQAQLQSLKLQLDPHFLFNNFSTLSALIEEEPQLANSFLEKLSRVYRYMIANLNSDVISLNQELKFIQSYIFLIEIRHGHNVNIRVNVSDANRISGIPPITLQLLIENAIKHNIASAQQPLYITIYDEGDNLIVKNNIQLIPHTLPSTGLGLENIRKRYALLFEKEVAIDDTGKEFLVRLPLVDL; from the coding sequence ATGGTAAACACCAAAGCAGACAAGGATAAACTCTTCGATAAATACTACCGGGTATTAGTGATCCCGCTGGCTTTTATACTATACATGTTCATTTCCTACGTGATCAACCCGTTCAGCAAATACTGGGAATACGTTTCCAGACTATCTGGTCCCAGAAGGACACTTGAACTGTTCTTTGCACTGATCATCTCCTGGGCAATTGCAGAGGTAAGTCTCGCTGCTGCCAGGTGGATGGATAAATGGGTCCCGTGGGAAAGACAACCATTGAAAAGATTCGTCTTCCAGACAATAGCGGTGTTAATAGCTGTGTTTGCGCTGCTGAACGTACTTGAGTATACCTTGTTCTACTGCTGTGCGCCGCCGCAGGAAGAGTTGGACAAGATCGACAAAGCAGAACAATGGCCGTTCTATGTTATCTGTGGATTGGTATCCATCCTGATCAGTGCTGTGCATACCGGTAACTATCTGTTGAAACGCTGGAAGACATCCATGCTGGAAGCCGCACAGTTGCAGCTGGATGCTGCAAAATTAAAGGAAACAGCTATGCAGGCTCAGTTACAGTCGCTCAAATTGCAACTCGACCCTCACTTCCTCTTTAATAATTTCAGTACACTGTCTGCCCTGATAGAAGAGGAGCCACAGCTGGCTAACTCTTTCCTGGAAAAGCTGTCCAGGGTGTACCGCTATATGATCGCTAACCTGAACAGCGACGTGATTAGCCTTAACCAGGAACTGAAATTCATTCAGTCCTACATCTTCCTGATAGAGATCAGACATGGCCACAATGTGAACATCCGTGTCAATGTCTCTGATGCGAACAGGATCAGTGGTATACCTCCCATTACACTACAACTGTTGATAGAGAACGCGATCAAACACAATATCGCTTCCGCACAGCAACCACTCTATATCACTATTTATGACGAAGGGGATAACCTGATCGTTAAAAACAATATTCAACTGATACCGCACACCCTGCCTTCTACCGGACTGGGGCTGGAAAATATCAGAAAGCGCTATGCACTGCTCTTTGAAAAGGAAGTAGCGATCGATGATACCGGGAAAGAATTTCTCGTGCGCTTACCATTGGTTGATCTCTAA
- a CDS encoding efflux transporter outer membrane subunit encodes MNRYLYIIGLAAVTATSCKVGKEYTRPSVDMPAQFRGQSAADTNNIAALPVQSFIKDAALLRLIDSAIAKNFDAQIALRNIESAGASLKSARLGRLPDLSLQVQGTRNWPSKNSLNGSLSEQFIGTRYMDDYNAGLSLSWEVIAWGKISRLKEASLATYLQSTEAAKAVRTRVVSDVAQAYYNLLMLDTQREVAYRNMQLTDSTLRIIRLQYNSGMVTNLAIEQTEAQLRVAKALIPQIEQQIAVQEHALKMLTGEMPGTIVRNKLQDIVTDTLLSAGVPATLLSRRPDVLAAEMAVKTANARAGIAEAAMYPALNITAGVGVNSFKINNWLNIPGSLFETVGGSITQPVFRRRQLRTEWETAKIEWEKSAIEFRRSVVTAVQEVSDALAKMDKLKEQYTFTQQRVDRLEIATHDASLLFQNGMANYLEVITAQSNALQSELDLAAVKRDQLNAAIDLYRALGGGWK; translated from the coding sequence ATGAACAGATACTTATATATCATAGGTCTTGCGGCTGTCACCGCTACCTCCTGTAAGGTAGGGAAGGAGTATACCAGACCATCGGTGGATATGCCTGCGCAGTTTCGCGGACAATCAGCTGCCGATACGAACAACATCGCCGCACTGCCTGTACAGTCGTTCATTAAGGACGCTGCGCTCCTCAGACTGATCGACAGTGCCATTGCGAAGAACTTTGATGCACAGATCGCACTCAGGAACATCGAGTCTGCCGGTGCTTCTCTGAAATCAGCCCGCCTGGGCCGCCTCCCTGACCTGAGCCTGCAGGTACAGGGTACGCGTAACTGGCCTTCTAAAAACAGTTTGAACGGCTCCCTGTCAGAACAGTTCATCGGTACCCGTTACATGGATGACTACAACGCCGGTCTTTCCCTGTCATGGGAGGTGATCGCCTGGGGTAAGATCAGCCGGTTAAAAGAAGCTTCCCTGGCAACTTACCTGCAATCTACCGAAGCGGCCAAAGCGGTGAGGACACGCGTGGTAAGCGATGTCGCACAGGCCTACTATAATCTTCTCATGCTGGATACACAGCGTGAAGTGGCCTACCGGAACATGCAGCTGACCGATAGTACCCTGCGTATTATCCGGTTGCAATACAATTCAGGTATGGTAACCAACCTGGCCATCGAACAGACCGAGGCCCAGCTCCGTGTAGCGAAGGCGCTTATTCCGCAGATAGAACAGCAGATCGCTGTACAGGAGCATGCGTTGAAGATGCTGACGGGTGAGATGCCCGGCACGATCGTCAGGAATAAGCTCCAGGATATCGTGACTGACACCTTGTTATCTGCCGGTGTTCCAGCCACGCTGCTCTCGCGCAGGCCAGATGTGCTAGCGGCAGAGATGGCGGTTAAAACAGCCAACGCTCGTGCCGGCATTGCGGAAGCTGCCATGTATCCGGCGCTGAACATTACCGCAGGCGTAGGCGTAAATTCATTTAAGATCAATAACTGGTTAAATATTCCGGGCAGCCTTTTTGAAACAGTAGGCGGCAGTATCACCCAACCTGTATTCAGACGCAGGCAATTAAGAACAGAATGGGAAACAGCTAAGATAGAATGGGAAAAGAGTGCGATTGAGTTTAGGCGCTCCGTCGTTACTGCTGTACAGGAAGTGAGTGATGCGCTGGCAAAAATGGACAAGCTGAAAGAGCAGTACACTTTTACACAGCAACGTGTCGACAGATTGGAAATTGCTACGCACGATGCCAGCCTGCTGTTTCAAAACGGTATGGCCAACTACCTGGAAGTGATCACGGCGCAGAGTAATGCCCTGCAAAGTGAACTGGACCTAGCTGCCGTTAAACGCGATCAGCTCAATGCAGCCATCGATCTCTACCGCGCGTTAGGCGGCGGTTGGAAATAG